In Mucilaginibacter celer, one DNA window encodes the following:
- a CDS encoding sensor histidine kinase produces the protein MLKFVFMIIGTLSLSLCREHSKAGITGGRSYRLYPEMDCGRRLRIVVASLPKTKKSLSVNQVYGNLLLTLDTLIFSGRENDAYSLLRGTLREVPASSLQSRLYKAKACGDVFYALKKPEIAKDYYLLLLRLASQAKKPYHQMLEDWLSSAAFVKVNDQSRFHYRTASNYLNKELMSEGPLLNQRFRAGFYLNLFRLNSAAKNYKRSFDYYREYKLISDSLFRQANLQELNHVRRAYMPSGIATPVVKRERKTRSGNTIYLLESFGIVVVILLGLLISGMKTARRKNYVNQFLSTDTKLSPPGEALLKILEEQDRLKEETEELLREAHHKVKNNLQLVMSLLSSQTKYLSNGLAIDVIDESQERLQAMMILHQRLYGIDEITSIDMMAYISELKVYLSGKLSEKGLETEINIRIDRISLVNTEAALLGLFIGEAISNVIKTLNSNTLSCTIAVCLAVRQPGLVRASVTSQISSSVVRNCAYDLGSALMMKALSDQLNGLFLIELENGLTVSTEFYYQKETAHY, from the coding sequence ATGTTGAAATTCGTTTTTATGATTATTGGTACGCTGTCTTTATCCTTATGCAGGGAACACAGTAAAGCCGGAATAACCGGCGGGCGTTCTTACCGGTTATATCCAGAGATGGACTGTGGTCGCCGGTTGAGAATTGTTGTAGCATCGTTGCCGAAAACAAAAAAGTCCCTTTCAGTTAACCAGGTTTATGGAAACTTGCTGTTAACACTCGATACCCTGATTTTTAGTGGCCGGGAGAATGATGCCTACAGCTTGTTGAGGGGAACGCTTAGGGAAGTCCCCGCGTCTAGTCTGCAAAGCAGGTTATACAAAGCAAAGGCCTGCGGCGATGTATTCTATGCGCTCAAAAAGCCGGAAATAGCTAAAGATTATTACCTGTTACTTTTACGGCTGGCCAGCCAGGCTAAAAAGCCTTATCACCAGATGCTTGAAGACTGGTTATCCTCAGCCGCGTTTGTAAAGGTAAATGATCAAAGCCGCTTTCATTATCGTACAGCCAGCAATTATCTCAATAAAGAACTGATGTCCGAAGGCCCGTTATTAAATCAGCGATTCCGTGCGGGGTTTTACCTGAATTTATTCCGTTTGAACTCAGCGGCAAAAAATTATAAACGATCATTTGATTATTACCGTGAATATAAATTGATAAGTGATTCGCTTTTCAGGCAGGCGAACTTACAGGAATTGAACCATGTAAGGCGAGCATATATGCCGTCCGGTATAGCAACGCCTGTCGTCAAGCGGGAGCGAAAAACAAGATCTGGAAATACTATATATTTATTGGAATCATTCGGCATAGTTGTCGTGATTTTATTGGGCCTGTTGATATCCGGCATGAAGACCGCACGCCGGAAAAACTACGTCAATCAATTCTTGAGTACAGATACAAAGCTTTCGCCGCCCGGGGAGGCCTTATTGAAAATACTTGAGGAGCAGGACAGATTGAAGGAAGAAACCGAAGAATTGCTGAGGGAAGCGCATCATAAGGTTAAAAATAATCTTCAGCTCGTAATGAGCCTTCTAAGCAGCCAAACTAAGTACCTGAGCAACGGTCTAGCCATCGACGTGATCGACGAAAGTCAGGAACGACTGCAGGCAATGATGATTCTGCATCAGAGACTTTATGGCATTGATGAAATAACAAGCATTGATATGATGGCCTATATCAGTGAACTAAAAGTTTACCTGTCGGGAAAACTTTCTGAGAAAGGCCTGGAGACTGAAATCAATATAAGGATTGACCGGATATCGCTGGTTAATACCGAAGCTGCGCTTTTGGGCCTCTTTATCGGAGAAGCAATCTCCAATGTGATAAAAACCCTCAATAGCAATACTCTGTCATGTACAATTGCTGTCTGCCTGGCCGTCCGCCAACCAGGTTTGGTCCGAGCCTCGGTCACATCTCAGATATCTTCTTCAGTTGTCAGGAACTGCGCATACGATCTGGGCAGCGCTCTGATGATGAAGGCCTTAAGCGACCAGTTAAACGGTTTATTCCTGATAGAACTGGAAAATGGTCTGACGGTAAGTACCGAATTTTATTACCAGAAAGAAACCGCCCATTACTAA